From the Coffea eugenioides isolate CCC68of chromosome 1, Ceug_1.0, whole genome shotgun sequence genome, the window TGCTCACCTGTGTGTTGAGTTTGGCATAGCATATCCACTGTTTTATGccattctttcttctctttgctTTTGACGGTCTTGTCCACCAACTCTTGAATTTTTTGTGTAGTCATATAATCCAAGAGTTGGGTAGATAAGTCTCTGGGACTGTCTCAAGAGTTGGCCGGCTTTTGAGGTTAGTTCTGGGATTAGATTTATTTAATCAGCAAAAGTCAATTGACAAAactgataaaaaaaatataatccATCCCGTTAAAGGGGGGCCATTTTCCATATATCTCCTGCCTTTCTGCATTGAAGGAAAAAATGATCCAATGAAAacaatgagtttgtttggataagagtttatttgaatgatttatttgagataattgctgcaacactttttgtgatgtgatgtatttgagataaaaaggtaattgaaaagataaaatagTAATTAAAATTTATGAAGCAAATtatctcaatccaaacacactcaattGGTCGTGGAAATTGTGAAAAGGACCAAACCAAATGTGGGATGCGTCTGCCGGGAGTCGAACCCGGGTCTATTGCTTGGAAGGCAATTATCCTAACCGTTGGACTACAAACGCCGGTGATGCTTAATAGGGCACAATCTATCAATAAGAAACATAGCAACACATGGTTGGTTGGCGGAATGAATCAAAGTGAACACGAAATGTTTAATGACACACGCTTCAAGCGAGTGTTTGTTGTGCTGAAATTAACAAAACTCAAAATATAAGCAGTTCATGGGATAATGGGATGTCGGGAAGAAAGCATAGGATACGAGCACCCTACAACAATCATCCCAAAAGTTAACAGTAACACAATCCAGAAAAACTCAGTGAAGAACTTGCACCCGTTAAAGCTACATCGATATCTCTactaaaactaccaaaaagaaaaactaacaaCCACCATATCAAATTTAAGTCACAAAGAATAGTAGAATGCTaactctcattttcttcctaTCTAATCCTGTTTCTAAATCCAAGGACAAATTAGTAGTACTTCGATCTGTCAGTTCTTAAAAAGAAATGATCCCATTCATGCTTATCAACTTTTCCGAAGGTAAAATACTTCCAACTGTCTTCTTCGTCATAACTCAGACTAGCATTCTTCCCCTCCTCCATCTCTTGCCTCAATGATTCTAGCCTCTCAAGAACTCCTTTTACCGTTAAATCAAATGCATCTTCAAACTTTTGCCATCTGGACCTTGGATCTGCGTACGTTACATTGGGAATAAGCTTTATCACCTCCTCCCTCATTGCTGACACCCGTGACTTGGAAATTTGAGACAGTTTCTTTTCAATGCTTACGCGCCTGTTTTTCACATCATCTTCGGGTATGAGCACCGAATACTTGTTGAAATCTCTAGGCAAATGCCACAGGTACTGCACATAAGCAGAAGCTGGAGTGAAAAAGACCGGTATGCAGCCGGCCAAAATCGAATCAAAAGTTGATCTCCTGGTAAATGAATCCCCTGGAGGCTGTAGGCAGAAGACCGAGTTTTGAAACATCTTCATAATGTGAACTGGCTTTTGGCATTTGTTTCTCTGGTCGGAGCATTCCATCAAACAGCACCTTcggttggatgatttgcactgaTTCATGACCTCACCTCGTATGGAATCTTCTATGTTTGGCCGCGGCGCCCCTGCAAAGCAAAACAAGGACTTCCTCTTCTGTTTCCTCATTCTGTTCTGCCATTGGACTATATCATTGTCAGTCCAGGGATGAAAATATGTTGGATAAGGGATCGCGAAGTCATTGCTGTTCCAAGGGCTCGATTCGATTGTTAACATGGTCATGTTCTTTGATTCAGGCAGCACCATTAACTTGTTACCCCAATGATTATCATCATCAATCCCTCTTCTAAAATCCCAAGTAATTCTGCCCGCAACCATGAAATGATCTCTGCCCCACA encodes:
- the LOC113749104 gene encoding probable xyloglucan galactosyltransferase GT12, which gives rise to MDGSITAMLRNKIWFVFCALFVFWFLLLYGFDWSFLPGLATISHEKSIQSLDPNSIRVTDNHEGKEDVTSNLMNATNFGVDNSGNTTNAVAGTKEKKFNDWSTEDEVSEDVDDLEKELEPIFLKDDANRGKEEQQNKCRGRYIYVHDLPSRFNDDLLKQCKSLNKWTDMCQYFVNNGLGSELGNPAKIFSRTGWFNTHQFSLEVIFHNRMKQYECLTNDSSEAAAVYVPYYAGLDVSRHLWGSNASVRDSDSLSLIKWLRERPEWDVMWGRDHFMVAGRITWDFRRGIDDDNHWGNKLMVLPESKNMTMLTIESSPWNSNDFAIPYPTYFHPWTDNDIVQWQNRMRKQKRKSLFCFAGAPRPNIEDSIRGEVMNQCKSSNRRCCLMECSDQRNKCQKPVHIMKMFQNSVFCLQPPGDSFTRRSTFDSILAGCIPVFFTPASAYVQYLWHLPRDFNKYSVLIPEDDVKNRRVSIEKKLSQISKSRVSAMREEVIKLIPNVTYADPRSRWQKFEDAFDLTVKGVLERLESLRQEMEEGKNASLSYDEEDSWKYFTFGKVDKHEWDHFFLRTDRSKYY